The Sandaracinus amylolyticus genomic interval CCCACGAATCGCCAGAGCAGGAGCGTCGGGAACCTCGGCGATGTCCTCAAGCATGCCGCGCTGATCGCGCTGGCGGAGAGGCTCGCGCACACGAGGGTTCGCTACGTCGACACGCACACGTTCCTCCTCCACGCGCCGCTCGCCGATCTCGAGCGGTGGAATGCCGATGTCGAGCGCCTCGTCTCCGAGCATCCCGCATACGCGCGATACATCGCGGCGGAGCGGGCGTCGCTCGCGCGCACGAGTCACTACCGCTGCTCGTCGGGGCTCGTGCTGGACGTGCTCGGGCACCAGCGCAGCACACTCGTGCTCGGCGAAGCCAACGTCGTGACGCGCGCCGAGCTCAAAGAGCAGATCCGCGAGGAACGACTCGTGGGCGTGCACGTCGTCGACGAAGCCGTCGCCGCGCTGGAATATCGCTGGAGGGACACCGGTCCGCTTCTCGTCCACATCGACCCTTTCGCGCTCTCTCCTGAGCTGTGGCGCAGCCTCGCACCGGCACTGGATGCGCTCTGCGAGTCTTCGACCGATGTGGCGATCGTCGTCTATCGATATACGCGCAACGCGCGCTCACCCTGGCCCGTTGCACCGCGCGGCACTCACGGCCCCGTCGCGCAGACCCGCGGCGGCCCTCACGAGCTCGCGGCCTACGCCTCTCCCCGCATGACGAGCGCGGTGCAGGAAGCCTGCGCGTCGCTCGGATGGCGCATCGAGCACTGATACCAGGACGAAGGTTCGGACGCGCGCGACGCACGCCCCCGGCCGGCACGCCCGGTCGCCGCAGTCCGCCTTCGAGCCACTTCGTCGCGCGTATCTCCGGGCATTGACGACGCAGCATCCGGCGGAGACCCAAGCGCACATCCGCGATGCCTATGGCCTCCTCTCGTCGTGGCCCCATCGCCGCCAGCGCGCTGCGGCTCCCGACCCCGCCGTCGTTGCCTCGGCGCTGCGATCCGACTCCCTCGCCGGCGCCTACCGTGCCCCACCGACCGACTCGCTGCTCGAGGCGCTCTGCCGTGCTTCCGAGTGGGGCGAGGTCGTGCTCGTGCTGATCGCGCGCGGCGAAGCCGACGCGGCGCGCCGAACGTGGACCGCGCTCGACGACGCGCGCTCCGACTCGGACGAGCAGGCGCTCTATCTCCTCACGGGAGAGCTCGTCGCGGTGCACGCGGGCGTTCCTCTCGAGGTGCGCGCCGCGATCGCGCGAGCCATCCGCGCCGGCGACGTCATGTCCGCGCGCGACGCGCTCGTCTCGTTCGCCGAGCGCCACGGCGTCGCGGCGCGCGACCGCGTGCGACGGATCTTGGACGCGCACGCCGCGGCGATCGCCGCCGCGGTCGGCGACTTCGTCTGGCGCGAGCCGCCCCCGGCGAGCTTCCGCCCGCCGCTGAGCTTCGTGCTCCTCCTGATCGTCGGAGCGTTCACCGGCATCGGAGAGCCGCTGTCCGGCCCCCAGCTCGACGAGGAGCCAGCGGCGCCCACGATCCAGGAGCAGCTGCGCGAGATCCGCCCGCAGCGATCCGACGACGACGCGCACGGCGTGCTCGCCCCGATCGCAGCGGAGCTGCGCGACGATGCCGCCGCGTCGTTCTGCGAGCGCGCAGACGCGGAGCGGTGCCGCATCGCCCGGACGTGGGCGCGCGCTCTGCACGACGGCGATTGTGCAGGCGCGGCCCTCGCCCTCGCGCTGCTGCTGAGCGACGACACGACGACGCCGATCGATGACGAGACGGCGTGCAACTTCCGCCGCGCACAGCGCATGGCGTGTCCCGACGTCGAAGATCCCGCGGCTCCGTGATCACCTCGCCGCGACGCCGCGATGCGCGTCGCCGATTCTCGGAATGCCTTCGCCGTATCGAGGACGCCGCACGCGCGCTGACCCCGCCCCGACACACCGGCGGTGCGGCACGCGCGGGTGTTGTCGCTGCGCGCCCCGGGGCCCACGAGTCGGGCGATCGGCGCGCGGCTCCGGCTCGTCGGTCCACCCCGAGTTGGACACGCGACGCACGGCGCTCGTCGCGCGAGATCGCGGTGTCTTTCGCAGGATCGATCGGGTAGCACCGTCTGGCCTGCGACGTTCCCTGCAGCGCGACCGGAGGGCGACCGAATGACCAAGAGCATCAGCGAGAGCGAGAACCCCGCGATCCCGTCTCCGACGCCGAAGCGCACACGACCGCGGACGAATCGCGACTGGTGGCCACAGCAGCTCGATCTCTCGGTGCTCCAACAGCACGCGCGGCGCTCGAGCCCGATGGACACCGATTTCGAGTACGCGGACGCGTTCGCCAAGCTCGACGTCGATGCGCTCAAGAAGGACCTCGTCCAGCTCATGACGACGTCGCAGGACTGGTGGCCCGCCGACTACGGGCACTACGGTCCGCTCTTCATCCGCATGAGCTGGCACGCCGCGGGCACCTACCGCATCGAGGACGGGCGCGGCGGTGGCGGGGAGGGCGCGCAGCGCTTCGCGCCGCTCAACAGCTGGCCCGACAACGCCAATCTCGACAAGGCACGCCGGCTCCTCTGGCCCATCAAACAGAAATACGGACAAGCGCTCTCGTGGGCTGATCTGCTCGTGTTCACTGGCAACGTCGCGCTCGAGTCGATGGGGCTCGCGACGTTCGGATTCGGCTTCGGACGGCCGGACGTGTGGGAGCCAGTCGACATCTTCTGGGGACCGGAGGACTCGTGGCTCGGCGACGAGCGCTACAGCGGTGATCGCGAGCTCCAAGGACCGCTCGGCGCCGTGCAGATGGGCCTCATCTACGTCAATCCGGAGGGCCCGAACGGCACGCCGGATCCGCTCGCCGCCGCGCGCGACATCCGCGAGACCTTCCGGCGCATGGCGATGAACGACGAGGAGACCGTCGCGCTCATCGCGGGCGGCCACACGTTCGGGAAGACGCACGGCGCAGGCGATCCGAAGCACGTCGGCCCCGAGCCCGAGGGCTGTCCGATCCACCACCAAGGCCTCGGCTGGAAGAGCTCGTTCGGCACCGGGAAGGGCTCGCACACGATCACGAGCGGGCTCGAGGGCGCGTGGACTGCGACGCCGATCAAGTGGGACGACAGCTTCTTCGCGACGCTCTTCGGGTACGAGTGGGAGCTCACCAAGAGCCCCGCGGGCGCGCATCAGTGGCGGCCGAAGAACGGTGCGGGCGCGGGCACCGTGCCCGACGCGCACGACGCGTCGAAGAAGCACGCGCCGATGATGGCGACGACGGATCTCGCGCTCCGCTTCGACCCCGTGTACGAGACGATCTCGCGTCGCTTCCACGCGAACCCCGGTGAGCTCGCGGAGGCGTTCGCGAAGGCCTGGTACAAGCTCCTGCATCGCGACATGGGCCCCGTGTCGCGTTATCTCGGTCCGTGGGTCGCGCCGGCGCAGCTCTGGCAGGATCCGGTCCCCGCGGTCGATCATCCGCTGATCGACGCGAGCGACATCGCGGCGCTCGAACAGCAGATCCTCGCGTCCGGGCTCTCGGTCTCGGAGCTGGTCTCGGTCGCCTGGAGATCCGCTGCGTCGTTCCGCGGCACCGACAAGCGCGGTGGCGCGAACGGTGCGCGCATTCGGCTCGCGCCGCAGAAGGACTGGGAGGTCAACGAGCCGCCCGTGCTCGCGAAGGTCCTCGCGAAGCTCGAGGGCATCCAGAAGAAGTTCGATGCATCGCAGTCGGGCGGAAAGAAGGTCTCTCTCGCGGACCTGATCGTCCTCGGCGGATGCGCTGCGGTCGAGCGCGCCGCGAAGGACGGTGGTCACGAGATCGCCGTGCCGTTCGCGCCGGGACGCACCGATGCCGCGCAGGACCAGACCGACGTCGAGACGTTCGCCGTGCTCGAGCCGAAGGCGGACGGATTCCGCAATTACATCAGAGCGAATCACTCGCTGTCGCCCGAGACTCTGCTGCTCGATCGGGCGAACCTCCTCACGCTCACCGCGCCGGAGATGACCGTGCTCGTCGGCGGCATGCGCGCGCTGGGCGCCAACGTCGGAGCCTCGAAGCACGGCGTGCTCACGCAGCGTGCCGGCACGCTGACGAACGACTTCTTCGTGAACCTGCTCGACGGTCGCACGGAGTGGGAGCCCGCAGCGTCCGGCGACGGCGTGTACGAGGGCCGTGAGCGCGGCAAGAGCGCGGTGAAGTGGACCGCAACCGCGGTCGACCTGGTGTTCGGCTCGCACTCCCAGCTGCGCGCGCTCGCCGAGGTCTACGCGTCGTCGGACGGGAAGGGCAAGTTCGTCCGCGACTTCGTCGCTGCGTGGAACAAGGTGATGAATCTCGACCGATTCGATCTCGCGCGTCGCACGAAGTCGGGCGCCTGACGACATCGACCCAGCGGAGACGCACATCGAGAGCCCTGCGCGTGAGCGCGGGGCTTCTCGCCGCACGCTGTTCCGAGCCCCGCCGTTGCGTTCAAGCGCCTCGTCCGAGCGCCGAGCACGCTCCGACACATGCACTCTCATCCGCTCGAGACCGTCCCGCCGAAGCACTCCGACCGACACGCGCACACGCTCGACGAATCGTGCGAGGGAGCGTGACCATGCTGCCCCTCGAGACCCTCGTCACGCACGTCGCGTGGGCCAACCGACAGCTCTTCGCCTCGCTCCGCGACGTCGACTCGTTCGAGTCGCGGAGCGGCGCAGACCTGATCTTGCGCGTCCTCGATCACGTCCACGTCGTGAGCCGCATCTTCCAGGCTCATCTCCAGGGCGTGTCGCACGGGCACGCGTCGACGCAGAGCCCCGTCCTACCCTCGCTCGACGAGCTCGATCACGGCTCGGAGACGATCGACCGGTGGTACGTGGAGACGGCAGTGTCGATGCGGCCCGACGAGCTCGCGCGACCGCGTGAAGTGCGCTTCACCGATGGAAAGCTCGTGACCATGAGCGCTGCGACGATGATCCTCCACGTCGTCACGCACACGACTCAACACCGCGGGAACGTCGACGCGATCATGTACCAGTGCGGCATGCCGCGGCGGAGGGACGGATTTCCCGAGTTCCTCGTCAGTCGAGCGTCCGCCACGTGATCGCGGTGAGCCCCTGCGTCGGCGTCATGCCGAACTGCTCGCGGAACACGCGGCTCAGGTGGGCGCTGTCGGCGAACCCCGCGGCGGCTGCCGCCGCGCTCAGGCTCGCTCCCGCTTCCACCGCGGCGATGGCGCGGCGCAGGCGCTTCCATCGCTGATAGGCGCGCATCGGGAGCCCGACGTCGCGCGCGAACGCATGACGCATCTGTCGCGGCGAGAGCCCCGCCTCCTGCGACAGGCTCGCGAGGCTGTCGTGATCGGAGCCATCGAGCGCCGCGCACATCCGGCGCGCCGCCGGATGTCGCGGCTCCGGCGGCTGTCGGACGTCGACTGCGGACAAGATCGACGCGATGAGCGCGCGCGCCATCTCGCGCGTCGGATCGCGCGGCACGCTCACGTCGAGCGCGTCTCGGCGCCACGTCGCGCAACGCGGCTCGGCCGCGCGAGAGAGCGCTCGGCTCGCCACGTCGTCTCCGTCGAGGAAGAGGAGCGCAGCGTGCCCGCTCGCACCGTGTCCGTGCGGCACGCGCGGCGGGATCACGGCGGCCCGGGTGTGGATGCGCTCCTCCGCGCCGTCCTCGACGTACAGACCCTGCGGTGCGATGACGATCTGGGCCGCGTGATGCGCGTGGAGCGTCGTGGCGACGAGAGGGCCCACGTACAGCAATCGCGTCTCCGACACGAACAGCGTGCCATCCAACCGTGCCTGTGAGCTCGACAGTTCGCAGCTCCCTCGACGGACAGAGCGAATGTCCGTCGGGGGTCACTCTAGCAGGCTGGCGCGCGACGTCCGCCGCGACGAGCGCGCCAGTCGAGCTGCTCCGCAGCGCGGCAATCAGCGCCGCGCGTTCTCACGAGTGCCGAGCAGATGATCCCAGAGCGTCAGTGCCTCGCCGAAATTCACCTCGGCATTCGCGTGGTGGCGGTTGTGGAACGCCGACGTGTTGACGAACAGCCGAGGGAGCACCGCCTCCGCGAGGCGCGAGGCGACGCCCGAGTGCAGGTAGAAGTTGAGCGCGACGAACGCCGCGACCAACGCGAAGTACACCGGCGCGTAGTGCGGCGCCCACGGGAACGCGACGAGGACGATCGGCCAGAACGTCAGCACCGACTCCACGGGGCCGACGGCGAACGACGAGAGCGACGTGGGGTCGCGATAGACGTGGTGCGCACGATGGAACGGGAAGAAGAGGCGCGTGTGCAGCAAGCGGTGCTTCCAGTAGAGCCACGCGTCGAGCACGAGCACCGCGGCGAGGTTCCCGACGAGGACCGTGCCGGGCCCGCCGGCCTCGGGGAGCGTCCACACCAGCCCGGTCGGCTCACCGGCCCACATCCGCGCGAGCGGCCACGCGAGCAAGCTCGCGGCGACGAGCGCCGCGACGGCGGTGTCGCGCGCGCCACGCAGCGCGAGCCGCGGCCTGCGCCGCGGGCCCTGCAGACGCGCCGGGCTGCGCTCCGCGAGCCATGCCGCGAACGACGCGAGCGCGATGACCGAGCCTGCGATCCCCACGAAGCTCACTGCGAGCGCGCCGTACCAGCGCAATGGGCCCTCGGGGCACGCGAGCCCCGCGCCGACGAGCACGACGAGGACGGCCCCCTCGATCCACCGTGTGTTCCCCATGACGAATGCTCCGGACACCGCGTCGCGCGTGTCGTTACACAGCGTAACAGTGCTCGTGACGGTGCGAAACCGGTCGTGCTCGTCGCGGTGCGCTACGTTCCGCCCGCGATGGCGAGGCCGAGCCACGGCGCCGGAACGAAGAAGAAGACGCGCACGAAGCGGGTCACGACGCGCCGCGTTCCTCCGGACGCGCGCCGGCGCCAGCTGCTCGACGAAGCCGCGCGCATCCTCACGGACGAGGGCCTCGAGCGCCTGCAGGTCACCGAGCTCGCGGAGCGCGCCGGTGTCTCGCGCCCGCTCGTGTATCGCGTGTTCCCCACGCGGCACGCGCTCGTCCGCGCCATCCTCGACGACTTCACGGCGGCGATCGCGGAGCGCTTCCAGCGCGCGCTCTTCCGCGCGCTCCCGGGGACGATCGAGAGCATCACGACTGCCTTCGTCGAAGCGTGTTGCGACGTGATCGATCAGAAGGGAGCCGGTCCCTGGCTGCTCCTCCTCGACGCGCGCGGCGCGGACCCCGAGGTGGCGCGCATCGGGCGCGAGGTCCTCGGGCACCTGCTCGAGCCTTGGCAGGAGCGGCTCGCTGCGTTCACCGGCACGCCCGTTCGTCGCGCCGGCAACTATCTCTGGATCATCGTCGCGGCGGGTCGCGCCGCGCTCGCCGGATGGATCGACGGAACGCTCTCGCGCGAGGAAGCGGTCGGCGACGCGACGCGCGCCGTGAGCGCGCTCGTGGCCGCGTTCCAGGCGCCTTGCACCGATGTCGTCGCTCGCGCTCCGGCGCGTCGTTAGTGGCGCTCGACGGACTGCCCGTCTCACTGCGCCGGATCATGCTCGCGCGAATCGAGAGGACGTGATGCCTGGACTTCGAACCATCGTGTTGCTCGCGGCGACGACCGCGACGGGGCTCGCCGCCGGGCTCTTCTACGGATACGTGTGCTCGGTGATGCCGGGGCTCGCGCGCGCCGACGACCGCACGTTCGTCACGACGATGCAGGAGATCAACGTCGCGATCCTGAACGGTTGGTTCGCGCTCTCGTTCGGCGGCTCGTTGGTGCTCACGATCGCCGCTGCCGTGATGCATCGCTCCGCGGACGCGCGTCCGGTCCTGCCGTGGATCGTGGCGGCGGCGGTGCTCTACGCGCTGGTGCTCGTGATCACGATCGCCTTCAACGTTCCGCTCAACGATCGACTCGCCGCGGCCGGACCGGTCGATCGGATCGCGGACCTCGCCGCCGTGCGACGCGCGTTCGAAGCGCCGTGGGTTCGCTGGAACCTCGCACGCGCGATCGCGAACGTCGCGTCGTTCGTGTGCCTCGTGTGGGCGCTCGTGCTCGAAGGGCGGATCCACGATTGATCCTCGCGGTCGAGCGCGACGTTCCGCGCTCGAGCTCGGGCGTCGAAACGTCGTAGCAGCGGACAAGCGAACGCGCTGCCTGCTGTTCGTGCTCGTGCTGGTCGGCGGTGGTGATGACGCGGTCGCGCCGGTAGCGGCGCGCGGACCGGCGGTCGGCTCCTGCCCTCGGAGTCCGGCGCCGTCGCGCCCGCCACGCCGTTCCGGCTCGAGATCGAAATGCGCGTCGACTCGGTGGCCACGCACAACACCTCCGACGGCGGCGCTGTGATCCTCGGCGCGTTCACCGCGCGCTACGGCGTCGGCCCCGTCGCGATCACGAACGGCGCGTATCACACGTTCGTTCTCGCCGTCGACGCGAGCGGGAACGCGCAGCTCTCGATCGATGGGTCGCCCGCGCTCACGCGCGCCGGATTCAGCGTCAGCGGCACGATCGCGATCGGAGACCAGACGAACGATCCGGGCGTCGACTCGACGCTGCGCATCCGCTCGGTCCGCCTGCTCTGTCCGTAGTCACGTCGCGCGCGCGACGAGCGGCTCTTCGCCGATGCGCTCCGCCGTCGAGAGCCCCCACGAGCCCGGCGCGTCCGCGTCGGCGAACGCGGCCTCGATCATCCGAGCGTAGAGCCGGCCCGTCACACGCATCGCGTAGAGGACGGTCGCGAGGTCGCGCTCGCTGCGGATCAGCGCCCGTGCGTAGTCCTCCATCATCCGGTTGTGGTGGACGTCGATGGTCGTGTGATCGTGGAGGAACCGCATCGCGCTCCGCGGCACGCCCGCGCGCTCGAGGGCGGTCATGATCTGCGCGCCGTGTCCGGTCGGGAGGAACTCGAGGAAATACAAGTACCCGAGGTAGCCAATCGGATCGAGGTTCTGGATTTGATAGAACGGAAACGCGATCAGCGCGCAGGTCTCGGGAAGCGGGTTCTCGAAAGGCAGCGACTCACGCGCTGCGCCGAGCTCGCGTAGGTCGTCCAGCGCGAGTCGATCGTGGCCGATCTCCGATGTCGCGTGGCGGAAGAACGGCTTGATCAGCTCGCGCTGCGCTCCGCGGAAGTACACCGTCGCGAGCGCCTGGATCTGCGGGTTCTCGCGCGTGTGATGGAAGACCTGGGACAGGTACGAGGCGTAGTGCGAGAGACCGATGCCGCCCGCGGCGACGCGGCGGAGCGCCGCGGACGCCAAGAACTCTGCCTGCACGGAGCGAAACGACGACTGCAGCTCTTCGAATGCGTTCATGTCGGGATTCCTCGATGGAAAGAGATTCGCGCTCACGCGGCGTCGCTGGACGAGAGATCGAGGAACGGCGAGCCGACGCGCCCGAAGTGCTCGCGGTCGTGCAGGTCGAGCGACATCACCACGACACGGCCGTACTCGGGGTGCTGCAGCTCGGGCACGTGGACGCGGTACCCGAGGTGCTCGAAGAACGGAATGCGCGCCGGGTACACGTCGATGAAGTCGTGGCGCACGCCGTCGGCGAGGCCTCGTCGATACGTCGCGAGGGCGAGCGCGCGGGCGACGCTCATCAGACGATGATCACGGAGCACCAGGAGCTTGGTCGTGATGCTCGTGTGCCGCGGGTGATCGCGGCCGACGCGAGCCATCTGATAGAGCTCCGGGTAGTCGCCGAGATCGCATCGCCACGCGTAGCTCGAGCGGACCGTGCCCACGAGCTGATCGCCGTCGTACGCCGCCCAGAGCATGCAGTCGCGATCGAGCGGCTCCTCGATCGTCTTGCGATCGTGATCCGCGTGTCGCTGCGTGCGCCCGAGCTCTTCGACGTACACGCGGTAACGCAAGCGGTACACGGCTCGTGCTTCGGCCTCGGACCGGACGAGACGCACTTCGATGGGCATGAGACGGCCTCTCGTGACGGCACTGGAGCAGTGCCGCGCTCGTGACGAGACTCGAGCGCACGACGCATCGACTCGAGTCGAGCTCACGCCGTGCGCTGGAGTGTCGATCTCCATCGCACTCGGGACGGCAGACGTTTCAGCACGCCCAATGCCATCGTCGACGACGCCGGAAATCGAGCAGAGCGCGTCACGCGATGCGCAGACGATCCGGGCGGCCCATGTGCGCGCACATGGGCGTCGCGATCATCGTCGCACCCATGCGCAGCGGTCGGCTCGCAGGTCACCGGTGTCCTCGAGCCCGACGTCGTCGGGCAGCACGCGTCCCTCGAGCACGCACTCCGCGACGAGCTCGCGCTTGGTCGGCGACCAACGGTAGATCGTCTGCTTTCCGACCCCGGCCGCGTCCGCGATCTGCTGGATCGAGAGCCGCTCGTACCGTGCGCCGCGAGATGATCGCGCGGCGGATCGAGGATCGCGCGACGTGCGCGGACGGCCTCGTCGGGCTTGACCCGGCTCACGCGCGTCGATACAGCAAACCGAATCACGAGACTCTACGGCTCGAAAAGCGCGCGCCGCGCGGGAGATGGCTGATGGACCAGCACGCTTCACCGACGTCGGCTCCGACCCCACTCGCCCGCACATCGCTCGTCGCGTGCTTGCTCGCGATCGGGCTGATCGCCGTCGTGACCTGCCCTCGCTCAGGCCGCGCGCAGGCCGCGTCGGTCCCCGCCACGCTCGCGGGCACGTGGGTGCTCGATGGCGATCCGGCGCGCGCCGCGCGCACCATCGAGGCGGCGTTCGCGCCGAGCATCGCGACGCTCCCGGAGCTGCTCCAGGGGTTCGCGCGCGACCGCATCCGGAGCAGCATGCAGCCGCCGCGGCGCGTGCTCGTGACGATCGACGGCTCGCGCGTCCGCGTCACGCTCGAGTCGCAGCGGACGACCGTGGTCGACGGAGCGCTCGGCGCTTCCGCGCGCGTCACGGGCGTCGAGGACGGGACCCGCGTCACTCCGCGCCTGCAGGGCGGATGGCTCGAGCTGCTGTACGAGGGCGAGGGCTCGGTGCTCCAGCAGCTGTGCTCGACCGAGCCCGATGGCGCGCGGATGCACCTGGACTTCACCGTCGTGAGCGCGCGTCTGCCCGCACCGGTGCGATATCGCCTCGACTACGTGCGTCCGCGCTCCTGACCCGAGTCTCCGAGCAGTCGAAGCGACTCGTCGTATCCCGTGGTCAGCACGATCCACTCGAGATCGAGCGATGCACAATCGCCCTCGCGCACCGGCTCGAGCGCCTCCCACAGGCGTGCATCGAGCTCGCGTCGCTGCGCGGCGTCGAGCAGCGTGAGCGCGTAATACGCACTGCCCGCGAGCGAGCGAACGAGCGCCCAATACTCCTCCGGCGAGCCGAACTCGGCGGTGAACGCGTGCCGCCGCATCGAGAAGCGCGTGAATCCGGCGCGCGTCAGGACGCCGCGCATGTAACGCGGCGTGACGCCGAAC includes:
- a CDS encoding helix-turn-helix domain-containing protein translates to MGPLVATTLHAHHAAQIVIAPQGLYVEDGAEERIHTRAAVIPPRVPHGHGASGHAALLFLDGDDVASRALSRAAEPRCATWRRDALDVSVPRDPTREMARALIASILSAVDVRQPPEPRHPAARRMCAALDGSDHDSLASLSQEAGLSPRQMRHAFARDVGLPMRAYQRWKRLRRAIAAVEAGASLSAAAAAAGFADSAHLSRVFREQFGMTPTQGLTAITWRTLD
- the katG gene encoding catalase/peroxidase HPI yields the protein MTKSISESENPAIPSPTPKRTRPRTNRDWWPQQLDLSVLQQHARRSSPMDTDFEYADAFAKLDVDALKKDLVQLMTTSQDWWPADYGHYGPLFIRMSWHAAGTYRIEDGRGGGGEGAQRFAPLNSWPDNANLDKARRLLWPIKQKYGQALSWADLLVFTGNVALESMGLATFGFGFGRPDVWEPVDIFWGPEDSWLGDERYSGDRELQGPLGAVQMGLIYVNPEGPNGTPDPLAAARDIRETFRRMAMNDEETVALIAGGHTFGKTHGAGDPKHVGPEPEGCPIHHQGLGWKSSFGTGKGSHTITSGLEGAWTATPIKWDDSFFATLFGYEWELTKSPAGAHQWRPKNGAGAGTVPDAHDASKKHAPMMATTDLALRFDPVYETISRRFHANPGELAEAFAKAWYKLLHRDMGPVSRYLGPWVAPAQLWQDPVPAVDHPLIDASDIAALEQQILASGLSVSELVSVAWRSAASFRGTDKRGGANGARIRLAPQKDWEVNEPPVLAKVLAKLEGIQKKFDASQSGGKKVSLADLIVLGGCAAVERAAKDGGHEIAVPFAPGRTDAAQDQTDVETFAVLEPKADGFRNYIRANHSLSPETLLLDRANLLTLTAPEMTVLVGGMRALGANVGASKHGVLTQRAGTLTNDFFVNLLDGRTEWEPAASGDGVYEGRERGKSAVKWTATAVDLVFGSHSQLRALAEVYASSDGKGKFVRDFVAAWNKVMNLDRFDLARRTKSGA
- a CDS encoding DUF1772 domain-containing protein — encoded protein: MPGLRTIVLLAATTATGLAAGLFYGYVCSVMPGLARADDRTFVTTMQEINVAILNGWFALSFGGSLVLTIAAAVMHRSADARPVLPWIVAAAVLYALVLVITIAFNVPLNDRLAAAGPVDRIADLAAVRRAFEAPWVRWNLARAIANVASFVCLVWALVLEGRIHD
- a CDS encoding TetR/AcrR family transcriptional regulator, with product MARPSHGAGTKKKTRTKRVTTRRVPPDARRRQLLDEAARILTDEGLERLQVTELAERAGVSRPLVYRVFPTRHALVRAILDDFTAAIAERFQRALFRALPGTIESITTAFVEACCDVIDQKGAGPWLLLLDARGADPEVARIGREVLGHLLEPWQERLAAFTGTPVRRAGNYLWIIVAAGRAALAGWIDGTLSREEAVGDATRAVSALVAAFQAPCTDVVARAPARR
- a CDS encoding helix-turn-helix domain-containing protein; the protein is MCGRVGSEPTSVKRAGPSAISRAARAFRAVESRDSVCCIDAREPGQARRGRPRTSRDPRSAARSSRGARYERLSIQQIADAAGVGKQTIYRWSPTKRELVAECVLEGRVLPDDVGLEDTGDLRADRCAWVRR
- a CDS encoding DinB family protein, with the protein product MLPLETLVTHVAWANRQLFASLRDVDSFESRSGADLILRVLDHVHVVSRIFQAHLQGVSHGHASTQSPVLPSLDELDHGSETIDRWYVETAVSMRPDELARPREVRFTDGKLVTMSAATMILHVVTHTTQHRGNVDAIMYQCGMPRRRDGFPEFLVSRASAT
- a CDS encoding sterol desaturase family protein, producing the protein MGNTRWIEGAVLVVLVGAGLACPEGPLRWYGALAVSFVGIAGSVIALASFAAWLAERSPARLQGPRRRPRLALRGARDTAVAALVAASLLAWPLARMWAGEPTGLVWTLPEAGGPGTVLVGNLAAVLVLDAWLYWKHRLLHTRLFFPFHRAHHVYRDPTSLSSFAVGPVESVLTFWPIVLVAFPWAPHYAPVYFALVAAFVALNFYLHSGVASRLAEAVLPRLFVNTSAFHNRHHANAEVNFGEALTLWDHLLGTRENARR
- a CDS encoding GNAT family N-acetyltransferase gives rise to the protein MPIEVRLVRSEAEARAVYRLRYRVYVEELGRTQRHADHDRKTIEEPLDRDCMLWAAYDGDQLVGTVRSSYAWRCDLGDYPELYQMARVGRDHPRHTSITTKLLVLRDHRLMSVARALALATYRRGLADGVRHDFIDVYPARIPFFEHLGYRVHVPELQHPEYGRVVVMSLDLHDREHFGRVGSPFLDLSSSDAA
- a CDS encoding iron-containing redox enzyme family protein produces the protein MNAFEELQSSFRSVQAEFLASAALRRVAAGGIGLSHYASYLSQVFHHTRENPQIQALATVYFRGAQRELIKPFFRHATSEIGHDRLALDDLRELGAARESLPFENPLPETCALIAFPFYQIQNLDPIGYLGYLYFLEFLPTGHGAQIMTALERAGVPRSAMRFLHDHTTIDVHHNRMMEDYARALIRSERDLATVLYAMRVTGRLYARMIEAAFADADAPGSWGLSTAERIGEEPLVARAT